The Nitrospira sp. genome contains a region encoding:
- a CDS encoding DUF971 domain-containing protein has protein sequence MAGTALEPRDMEWLDKGVLGIQWSDGHKGIYPVRYLRQHCPCAACVDEWTGARRLNAEDVPLLIMLQDIQPVGRYAFQFTWSDGHATGIYSYSLLRKLCQCDVCQPVKPVESKSRRLM, from the coding sequence ATGGCCGGCACTGCTTTGGAGCCTCGGGATATGGAGTGGCTCGACAAAGGAGTATTGGGAATTCAGTGGAGCGACGGACACAAGGGTATCTATCCTGTTCGCTATTTACGGCAGCACTGTCCCTGTGCTGCCTGTGTCGATGAGTGGACAGGCGCGCGCCGGCTCAATGCCGAAGATGTGCCGCTCTTGATCATGCTGCAGGATATTCAACCGGTTGGCCGCTACGCCTTCCAGTTCACGTGGAGCGACGGCCATGCAACCGGCATCTATTCCTATTCTTTGCTGAGAAAGTTGTGCCAATGCGATGTCTGTCAACCGGTGAAACCAGTCGAATCCAAATCCCGCCGGCTCATGTGA
- a CDS encoding septum formation initiator family protein: MIIKQNRGRQWLEWRGRLFAVMQVMGAAGCIWLLVALFSGEMGLTRYLSMRDHATSLEQELSALRRENATLQQDITRLQHDPAKIEQLAREQLGYVRKGETVYQLVPDAGKQQEPLSRP; encoded by the coding sequence ATGATCATCAAGCAGAATCGTGGTCGACAGTGGCTGGAATGGCGGGGGCGTCTCTTTGCCGTGATGCAAGTGATGGGGGCTGCGGGATGCATCTGGCTGCTCGTGGCGCTGTTCTCCGGAGAAATGGGCCTGACTCGTTATCTCTCCATGCGGGATCATGCTACGAGCCTTGAACAAGAGCTGTCGGCCTTGCGCAGGGAAAATGCCACCTTACAGCAGGATATCACTCGTCTGCAGCATGACCCAGCCAAAATCGAACAGTTGGCCCGCGAACAGTTGGGTTATGTGCGCAAGGGAGAAACCGTCTATCAACTTGTGCCGGATGCTGGAAAGCAACAGGAGCCCTTGTCGAGGCCATGA
- a CDS encoding SDR family oxidoreductase, whose product MKILVTGNMGYVGPLVLRRLRESHPQATLIGYDMGYFAHCLTGATRLPESRADVQYFGDIRQVPEKILEGVDCIVHLCAISNDPMGATFEEVTLDINYRASIDLARKAKQAGARKFVFASSCSVYGFAEGGPRREEDPINPLTAYAKSKVNTERDLASLASETFTATCLRFATACGMSDRLRLDLVLNDFVAGALVAKRINILSDGTPWRPLIHVKDMARAIDWAIQRDHRDGGAFLTINVGSDAWNYQVKDLATAVANLVPNVEISINKDAQPDKRSYRVNFDKFSKLAQGFLPMVDLQTAVRDLRDGLMAMKFHDPEFRTGELIRLITLKRLRESQHLTDQLEWKERM is encoded by the coding sequence ATGAAGATCTTGGTTACCGGCAACATGGGCTATGTAGGACCATTAGTGCTCCGACGTTTACGAGAATCCCATCCTCAGGCAACGCTCATCGGTTACGACATGGGCTACTTTGCTCATTGTTTAACGGGTGCGACGCGATTGCCAGAAAGTCGAGCCGATGTGCAATACTTCGGAGATATCCGACAGGTGCCAGAGAAGATTCTGGAAGGAGTTGATTGCATTGTACATCTCTGCGCAATCTCAAATGATCCAATGGGTGCCACTTTTGAGGAAGTGACTCTCGATATCAACTATCGAGCGAGCATCGACCTTGCTCGTAAGGCAAAGCAAGCCGGCGCTAGAAAATTCGTGTTTGCATCGAGTTGCAGTGTGTATGGCTTTGCCGAGGGAGGACCTCGTCGGGAAGAAGACCCTATCAATCCGCTTACGGCCTATGCAAAATCGAAGGTCAATACTGAACGAGATCTGGCGTCACTTGCATCGGAGACCTTCACCGCAACCTGCCTCAGGTTCGCTACGGCCTGCGGCATGAGTGATCGGCTGCGTTTGGATCTTGTCTTAAATGACTTTGTGGCTGGTGCGCTGGTAGCTAAACGAATCAATATCCTGAGTGATGGAACCCCATGGCGTCCCTTGATTCACGTCAAAGATATGGCGAGAGCAATCGATTGGGCTATTCAGCGAGATCATCGAGATGGCGGGGCCTTTCTAACGATCAACGTGGGAAGCGACGCATGGAATTATCAAGTGAAAGATTTGGCGACAGCTGTGGCGAATCTCGTGCCGAATGTGGAGATCTCAATTAACAAAGATGCACAGCCGGATAAACGTTCATATCGCGTGAATTTCGATAAGTTTTCCAAGTTAGCGCAAGGATTTCTTCCTATGGTAGATCTTCAAACTGCCGTGAGAGATCTTCGCGATGGACTCATGGCCATGAAATTTCATGATCCTGAGTTCCGGACAGGTGAGTTGATACGATTGATCACTTTAAAGCGACTGCGTGAGAGTCAACACCTGACAGACCAGCTTGAGTGGAAGGAGCGAATGTAG
- the rfbF gene encoding glucose-1-phosphate cytidylyltransferase — protein sequence MKAVILAGGLGTRLSEETTLRPKPMVEIGGKPILWHIMKIYASHGIKEFIIALGYKGEMIKEYFLNFYAFNKDISVDLGSGKTTIHDGKQHEDWKVHLVETGLHTQTGGRLKQLKKWIGNDETFLFTYGDGVSDVDIQATIKFHKSHGKLATVTSVLPPARFGRLVFDQDHIVDFREKPHGDEGWINGGFYVLDRKAIDYVKGDETVWEREPIEQLTEDRQLIGYRHDRFWSCMDTLREKNYLEELWQSSKAPWKVW from the coding sequence ATGAAGGCGGTCATTCTAGCCGGAGGATTAGGGACCCGACTTTCTGAAGAGACCACCTTGCGACCAAAACCTATGGTCGAAATCGGAGGGAAGCCGATCCTCTGGCACATCATGAAGATTTATGCATCCCACGGCATAAAGGAATTTATCATTGCCCTAGGATACAAGGGAGAAATGATTAAGGAGTACTTTCTTAACTTCTATGCCTTCAATAAAGATATTTCAGTCGATCTTGGAAGCGGGAAGACAACGATTCATGACGGGAAGCAACATGAGGATTGGAAGGTCCACCTTGTCGAAACCGGTCTACATACCCAGACGGGTGGTCGGCTCAAACAGTTAAAGAAATGGATCGGCAACGACGAAACATTTCTGTTCACATACGGAGATGGAGTTTCAGATGTCGATATTCAAGCCACTATCAAGTTCCACAAGTCGCATGGGAAGCTCGCCACAGTGACGTCGGTCTTGCCGCCAGCCAGGTTCGGAAGGCTCGTGTTTGATCAAGATCACATCGTCGACTTCAGGGAAAAGCCGCATGGGGATGAAGGCTGGATTAACGGAGGTTTCTATGTGTTGGATCGCAAGGCCATAGACTACGTCAAAGGCGACGAAACCGTGTGGGAAAGAGAGCCAATCGAACAACTCACGGAAGATCGTCAACTGATAGGCTATCGGCACGACCGGTTCTGGTCCTGTATGGATACTTTGCGTGAAAAGAATTATTTGGAGGAACTCTGGCAGTCATCCAAGGCGCCGTGGAAAGTATGGTAA
- the era gene encoding GTPase Era, with product MKFGTVAIIGRSNVGKSTLLNHLLGEKVSIVSSKPQTTRTRIMGVVHAEGAQIAFLDTPGLHKPEHLLNRRMVRTAVETLEDADLLYMLMDATSLPGPGDMTAIKYMKEALAKHPRPVILVVTKIDLVNKHKLLPIIDRYAKLFAWTEVVPVSAQGDDNVDRLLAVTVPYLPSGEGAYADDVITDQTMRTLAAEMIREKVLKETEEEVPHAVAVEIDEFVEQGKLAKIRASIVVERETQKGILIGKQGERLKSIGTQARLDMERLFGMKVFLELWVKVRKAWREDEQALVQLGY from the coding sequence ATGAAGTTCGGAACGGTAGCGATCATTGGGCGGTCCAACGTCGGCAAGTCGACGTTGCTGAATCATTTGTTGGGTGAAAAAGTCTCGATTGTGTCGAGTAAGCCTCAAACCACCCGGACACGAATTATGGGCGTCGTGCATGCGGAAGGAGCCCAGATTGCGTTTCTCGACACGCCCGGCCTGCATAAGCCTGAGCATTTACTGAATCGCCGAATGGTTCGAACCGCCGTGGAAACTTTGGAAGACGCGGATCTGTTGTACATGCTCATGGATGCGACGAGCCTGCCGGGTCCAGGAGATATGACGGCCATTAAATATATGAAGGAGGCGTTGGCGAAACATCCGCGGCCGGTGATCCTTGTCGTCACGAAAATTGACCTTGTGAACAAGCATAAGCTGCTTCCCATCATCGATCGATATGCCAAGCTGTTCGCGTGGACGGAGGTCGTGCCGGTTTCCGCACAGGGAGACGATAATGTGGATCGGTTGCTGGCGGTCACGGTTCCCTATCTTCCCTCCGGAGAAGGAGCGTACGCTGACGATGTCATCACAGATCAGACGATGAGGACGCTGGCGGCGGAAATGATCCGTGAGAAGGTATTGAAGGAGACGGAGGAGGAGGTGCCGCATGCGGTGGCGGTCGAGATCGATGAGTTCGTCGAACAGGGCAAGCTCGCGAAAATTCGGGCTTCGATTGTCGTTGAGCGAGAGACACAGAAGGGCATCCTGATAGGGAAACAAGGGGAGCGTTTGAAATCGATCGGTACGCAGGCCAGGCTGGATATGGAACGGCTATTCGGCATGAAAGTGTTTCTTGAGCTATGGGTGAAGGTCAGAAAAGCCTGGCGTGAGGACGAGCAGGCATTGGTGCAGCTGGGATACTAG
- the glgA gene encoding glycogen synthase GlgA, producing the protein MISTLPDGLHIAMAASEAVPYAKTGGLADVVGALAIELTKLGHQVTLLLPRYRTQATPESRQPTMRFSIALGGKTADVSVEEEYVSVTGALHRLRILFVRYDPYFDREGLYQQDHRDYPDNLNRFALFCRAILEVLQVLADVRGEKVDVLHVHDWQTALCPVYLKALPHEYKGLQHLKTLLTLHNLGYQGIFPGKQFVETGLPPTLFSPSGVEYYGSINCLKGGIVFSDAVSTVSPTYAKEIMTAEFGCGLEGVLASRLDGVKGVTNGIDVTVWNPKHDPYLPTRYMATDLSGKPVCKRALQRELELPVLEAPLLAVIGRLTSQKGFDLLMEAIPELMSLDIQVAVLGTGDRHLEQQFIAAKARYPNQIGLHLGFNEELAHRIEAGSDMLVMPSRYEPCGLSQLYSLRYGTVPIVRRTGGLADTVVPFRPSTVKSKSATGFHFTDATTESLLSTILLSLYVYKERKTWQSLINAGMNTDLSWTRSAKLYVELYRGLRGEERG; encoded by the coding sequence ATGATCTCAACATTGCCAGATGGTTTGCATATCGCGATGGCAGCTTCCGAGGCTGTCCCATACGCGAAGACGGGTGGGTTAGCCGACGTGGTCGGGGCGTTGGCGATCGAGTTGACGAAATTAGGGCATCAGGTGACATTGCTGTTGCCGAGGTACCGAACCCAGGCAACCCCTGAGTCTCGTCAACCGACCATGCGATTCTCTATTGCGTTGGGTGGGAAGACGGCGGACGTATCGGTAGAAGAAGAATATGTCTCGGTCACAGGAGCTTTGCATCGATTGAGAATACTCTTCGTGCGGTATGATCCCTACTTTGATCGTGAGGGGCTCTACCAACAGGACCATCGTGATTATCCGGACAACCTCAATCGGTTTGCCCTCTTTTGCCGCGCAATTCTTGAAGTATTGCAAGTGCTGGCCGATGTGCGAGGAGAGAAGGTCGATGTGCTGCATGTGCATGATTGGCAGACTGCATTGTGTCCGGTCTATCTTAAGGCTCTGCCTCATGAGTACAAGGGGCTCCAACATCTAAAAACGTTGTTGACCCTGCACAATTTGGGGTATCAAGGCATATTCCCGGGCAAGCAGTTCGTTGAGACGGGTCTCCCTCCGACATTGTTTTCTCCGAGCGGCGTGGAGTACTACGGGTCGATCAATTGCCTAAAGGGCGGTATTGTTTTTTCAGATGCTGTTTCTACGGTGAGCCCTACCTATGCCAAGGAAATCATGACGGCGGAATTCGGCTGTGGGCTTGAAGGTGTACTGGCGAGCCGCCTGGATGGAGTGAAAGGTGTTACGAATGGCATCGATGTCACCGTTTGGAATCCCAAGCATGACCCCTACCTGCCCACGCGGTACATGGCTACTGATTTGTCCGGCAAACCCGTGTGCAAGCGAGCGTTACAGCGGGAACTTGAATTGCCGGTTCTTGAGGCGCCTCTTTTGGCTGTGATTGGCAGGCTGACATCTCAAAAGGGCTTTGATCTCTTGATGGAGGCTATCCCTGAACTGATGTCTCTAGATATACAAGTTGCCGTGCTGGGCACAGGTGATCGCCATTTGGAACAACAATTTATTGCAGCCAAGGCGAGATATCCGAATCAGATCGGTCTTCATCTTGGCTTTAATGAAGAGCTGGCGCATCGAATTGAGGCTGGCTCGGACATGCTGGTCATGCCGTCTCGCTATGAACCCTGTGGATTAAGTCAACTCTATAGCCTTCGGTACGGCACGGTACCTATTGTGCGTCGTACAGGAGGTCTAGCTGATACGGTCGTTCCTTTTCGCCCGTCGACGGTCAAATCCAAGTCCGCGACAGGCTTCCACTTTACCGATGCCACAACTGAATCCTTGCTTTCCACGATTCTGCTTTCCCTTTATGTATATAAAGAGCGGAAGACCTGGCAGTCATTGATCAATGCAGGAATGAATACCGATCTGTCTTGGACACGATCGGCAAAACTATATGTCGAGCTTTATCGCGGGTTGCGGGGAGAGGAAAGGGGCTAG
- a CDS encoding response regulator transcription factor: protein MTESPKGSDQTDVLADQRAGSGIVVLSASMQLLHMNRQATELAKKINAVEHGGNTAISARGVLPTALTELCGEIIKALHIRTEAKDWEQFELKRVTGDPNQPILLRGFGLPDRGGIQNARLVVTMEELGRKQNLNTEHARERFQLTNREQSVVEHLAKGWTNKEIANALQITEQTVKEHIKHIMRKTNATTRTGILVQIFNS, encoded by the coding sequence ATGACTGAATCACCAAAGGGTTCCGACCAAACAGATGTGCTTGCTGATCAAAGGGCAGGATCAGGAATTGTGGTGCTATCAGCATCTATGCAGCTTCTCCACATGAATCGACAAGCTACTGAACTTGCTAAGAAAATCAATGCTGTTGAGCATGGGGGCAATACAGCGATTTCCGCACGTGGAGTCCTGCCGACCGCCTTGACTGAACTTTGTGGAGAAATTATTAAAGCCCTTCATATACGTACGGAGGCCAAGGATTGGGAACAATTCGAACTCAAGCGGGTGACCGGGGATCCAAACCAGCCGATTCTTTTGAGGGGATTCGGTTTGCCAGATCGAGGAGGGATTCAAAACGCCAGGCTTGTGGTTACCATGGAGGAGCTGGGGCGGAAACAAAACCTCAATACTGAACATGCTAGAGAACGGTTCCAATTAACAAACCGTGAGCAATCAGTAGTTGAACACTTGGCGAAAGGGTGGACCAATAAGGAAATCGCGAATGCCCTCCAGATTACCGAACAAACAGTAAAAGAACATATTAAGCACATTATGAGAAAAACGAACGCTACCACCAGGACCGGCATTCTTGTCCAAATCTTCAATTCCTAG
- the recO gene encoding DNA repair protein RecO, with protein sequence MPLIKTTAIILRSLKWGDADRIVTFYSKNLGKIRGVARGARRQKSRFGAALEPFSLCRLNLFEKSGDSLFRISHVDLVRSAQILREDLTLMASAARMVNVVGAITPDGDPDPLLFDTLDQGLMSLHESEDPAFTALLFQIRLLGLTGFRPQTDHCVACGKTCFVGEPQFSPIAGGLVCLVCAAHQRVRCVTLSRGSLSFLQQAIRLAPTIVTRLRATGRVRNEVEEAIEGYVTVVAGRRLPPVNFLSLASPG encoded by the coding sequence GTGCCTCTCATAAAAACAACCGCGATCATTTTACGGAGCCTCAAGTGGGGTGATGCCGATCGAATCGTGACCTTTTATTCTAAGAATTTAGGAAAGATCCGCGGGGTGGCCCGCGGCGCCCGGCGCCAGAAAAGCCGTTTCGGGGCTGCGCTTGAGCCCTTCAGCCTGTGCCGCTTGAATCTGTTTGAGAAAAGCGGGGATTCGCTGTTTCGGATTTCGCATGTTGATTTGGTGAGGTCCGCTCAGATCTTGCGGGAAGATCTCACCTTGATGGCCTCGGCGGCACGGATGGTCAATGTCGTGGGGGCAATCACTCCAGATGGTGATCCGGATCCGCTCTTATTTGATACCCTGGATCAGGGGCTGATGTCGCTTCACGAAAGTGAAGATCCTGCGTTTACGGCTTTGCTTTTTCAGATCAGACTGTTGGGGCTCACGGGGTTTCGTCCGCAGACCGATCATTGCGTTGCCTGCGGGAAGACATGTTTCGTCGGGGAACCACAGTTTTCCCCGATCGCTGGAGGCCTCGTATGCTTGGTGTGTGCTGCACACCAACGGGTGCGTTGTGTCACACTTTCGCGGGGCAGCCTCTCGTTTCTCCAACAAGCCATTCGGCTGGCTCCTACCATCGTCACGCGGTTGCGGGCCACGGGCCGAGTGAGGAACGAAGTGGAGGAAGCGATCGAAGGGTATGTAACGGTGGTAGCCGGTCGACGGCTCCCACCGGTGAACTTTCTGTCGCTCGCATCACCGGGATGA
- the eno gene encoding phosphopyruvate hydratase, whose protein sequence is MSAIREIKGRQIIDSRGNPTIEAEVTLESGAKGRAAVPSGASTGEKEAIELRDGDKKRWMGKGVTKAMANISKVIAPELLGKEAFDQAGVDRAMIALDGTKTKGKLGANAILGVSLAVAKAAANETGQPLYRYLGGSNARVLPVPLMNIINGGAHADNRLDLQEFMIMPVGAGRFSEALRMATEVFHSLKALLKKKGLNTAVGDEGGFAPDLQSNEEALSLISQAIEEAGYKTGRDIALALDCAASEFYDKGRYVLEAEKNPERSSEAMIAYYGTLLDRYPILSIEDGLSELDWKGWKMLTEKLGKRVQLVGDDIFVTNVEIFSKGIKEGIGNSILIKLNQIGTLTETLDAIELAKRSGYTAIISHRSGETEDTTIADVAVATNSGLIKTGSLSRTDRVAKYNQLLRIEEELGAAALYRGREAVPVRA, encoded by the coding sequence GGGGCAATCCGACGATCGAAGCTGAGGTCACGCTGGAAAGCGGTGCAAAGGGGCGGGCGGCAGTGCCTTCAGGCGCGTCAACGGGGGAAAAAGAAGCGATCGAGCTCCGCGACGGCGATAAGAAACGCTGGATGGGGAAGGGCGTCACAAAGGCTATGGCGAACATCAGTAAGGTCATTGCGCCCGAGCTGCTTGGCAAGGAAGCGTTCGATCAAGCCGGCGTCGATCGAGCCATGATTGCCTTAGATGGAACGAAGACGAAGGGGAAGCTGGGGGCGAATGCGATCTTGGGGGTGTCGCTGGCCGTGGCGAAGGCGGCGGCGAATGAAACAGGGCAGCCGCTCTATCGTTATCTGGGAGGGAGTAATGCCCGAGTGCTTCCGGTCCCGCTCATGAACATTATCAACGGTGGAGCTCATGCCGACAATCGATTGGATCTCCAAGAGTTCATGATCATGCCGGTGGGTGCCGGCCGGTTCAGCGAAGCCCTCCGAATGGCCACCGAGGTTTTTCATTCGCTGAAGGCCCTCTTGAAGAAGAAGGGGCTCAACACGGCTGTGGGGGATGAAGGCGGGTTTGCACCGGATCTGCAATCGAATGAGGAAGCGCTGAGCCTGATTTCCCAGGCGATCGAAGAGGCCGGCTATAAGACCGGGCGAGATATCGCACTGGCGCTGGACTGTGCAGCGAGCGAGTTCTATGACAAGGGACGGTATGTCCTGGAAGCGGAGAAGAATCCGGAACGTTCGTCGGAAGCCATGATCGCATACTATGGCACACTGCTGGATCGTTATCCGATCCTCTCGATCGAAGACGGTCTGAGTGAACTAGATTGGAAGGGTTGGAAAATGCTCACGGAAAAGCTGGGAAAGAGGGTGCAGCTTGTCGGGGACGACATTTTTGTCACCAACGTAGAGATCTTTTCGAAGGGGATCAAGGAAGGAATCGGGAATTCCATCTTGATCAAGCTCAATCAGATTGGAACCTTGACGGAGACTCTGGATGCGATCGAGCTCGCAAAGCGGTCAGGCTACACGGCGATCATTTCACACCGGTCCGGTGAAACCGAAGACACCACGATTGCAGATGTGGCGGTCGCGACGAACAGCGGATTGATCAAGACAGGATCGTTATCCCGAACAGACCGAGTGGCAAAATATAATCAACTGCTCCGGATTGAAGAGGAGCTGGGGGCCGCCGCGCTGTATCGTGGCCGGGAAGCAGTGCCTGTGAGAGCATAA
- the mgtE gene encoding magnesium transporter, with protein MVIQSVQKLLRRGAITNLSKMLGRMHPADIAKVVTHLSSLKEKREIFELVRGEGKRGQVLSELDGESIQQVVADLLHSDIAWLLKDLGPDDVAYILGFLPEERSKEILALMKTEDSTEVADILKYPKDTAGAIMTTEFFSLPEDATAQEAIRRLQQATDAEMVFYIYVTDKDERLVGVLSLRQLITVPPTTPLKNIMTREAMSVTIDMDQEEVARQVASYNLLAIPVVERDGRLVGIITVDDVVDVIREEATEDMLKMAGAIEEESGSKSSSIGSAKLRLPWLFTNLIGSLLSGAILWYFRYTIQEVVAIVSFIPVIAAMGGNVGLQSSTLIIRGLATGTVELTHVWPVFFREAKIGLVMGVACGVTLTLVGWVLHQGFLGMVVGASLIIAFLVSTSMATIMPILLKRMGVDPAVAAGPFVTTANDITGITIYLTLATLFLESLR; from the coding sequence ATCGTCATTCAGTCCGTCCAGAAGCTGCTGCGGCGAGGAGCGATCACGAACCTCTCCAAAATGTTAGGGCGCATGCACCCTGCCGATATCGCCAAAGTCGTGACCCACCTGTCATCGCTAAAAGAAAAGCGGGAAATCTTCGAGCTGGTCCGCGGTGAAGGCAAGCGTGGTCAAGTGTTGAGTGAACTCGACGGCGAAAGCATTCAACAAGTCGTCGCGGATCTGTTGCATTCTGACATTGCCTGGCTCTTAAAAGATCTCGGCCCCGACGATGTGGCCTACATTCTCGGATTCCTTCCCGAAGAGCGCAGCAAAGAAATTCTCGCCCTGATGAAGACCGAGGATTCGACCGAGGTCGCCGATATCCTCAAGTATCCGAAGGATACGGCCGGGGCGATCATGACGACGGAGTTCTTCTCCCTGCCGGAGGACGCGACGGCGCAGGAGGCGATCCGCCGGTTGCAGCAAGCTACCGATGCGGAAATGGTGTTCTATATTTATGTGACGGACAAAGATGAACGCCTAGTCGGTGTCCTCTCGCTCAGGCAACTCATCACGGTCCCTCCCACGACTCCGTTGAAGAACATCATGACCCGGGAGGCCATGAGTGTCACGATCGACATGGACCAGGAAGAAGTCGCACGCCAAGTGGCCAGTTATAATTTGTTGGCTATTCCCGTCGTGGAACGGGACGGCAGGTTGGTAGGCATTATTACGGTCGATGACGTAGTCGACGTCATCCGGGAGGAAGCGACCGAGGATATGTTGAAGATGGCCGGTGCGATTGAAGAGGAGTCAGGCTCGAAGTCTTCAAGCATCGGTTCGGCGAAGCTTCGATTACCATGGCTGTTTACCAACCTGATCGGTAGCCTCTTGTCCGGCGCGATTCTCTGGTATTTCCGCTATACGATCCAGGAGGTCGTAGCGATTGTGAGTTTTATTCCCGTGATCGCGGCGATGGGCGGCAATGTGGGTTTGCAATCTTCGACGCTGATTATTCGAGGGCTGGCCACCGGTACTGTAGAACTCACTCATGTATGGCCCGTCTTCTTTCGCGAAGCGAAGATCGGCCTGGTTATGGGAGTGGCCTGCGGCGTGACATTGACACTGGTTGGTTGGGTGCTTCATCAGGGATTTTTGGGCATGGTCGTTGGAGCTTCGCTGATCATCGCCTTTCTGGTGTCGACCAGTATGGCGACGATTATGCCGATCCTCCTCAAGCGCATGGGGGTTGATCCGGCTGTTGCGGCCGGTCCGTTTGTCACGACGGCCAACGACATCACCGGTATTACGATCTATCTGACCTTGGCTACTCTTTTCTTGGAGTCTCTCCGGTGA
- a CDS encoding methyltransferase domain-containing protein: MGQSECRSCRRALEHTFIDLGMSPLANSYLKAEQLNRVEPFYPLHVYVCEECLLVQLEQFSTPHDIFSDYAYFSSFSDSWLAHARAYVDMIVDRFRLDHSSRVVEIASNDGYLLQNFIARGIPVLGIEPAKNVAEAATKKGVNTKVAFFGEKTALELTAQGWDADLIIGNNVLAHVPDLNDFVKGLKVLLKPTGLITMEFPHLLQLMHQNQFDTIYHEHFSYFSFLAVERVFAHHKLRLFDVEELPTHGGSLRIYACHDDDVSKPVETRAKELRKHEEVAGFGGLNHYLSFGPQVESTKRQLLSFLISAKQEGKRIVGYGAPAKGNTLLNYCGVRTDFIDYTVDRSPHKQGHFLPGIHIPIYEPERVRQTRPDYLLILPWNIREEVMNQMSYIREWGGKFVVPIPEVRIYS, translated from the coding sequence ATGGGGCAATCAGAGTGTCGGTCATGCCGTAGGGCGCTTGAGCACACGTTCATCGATCTGGGCATGTCCCCGTTGGCCAACTCCTACCTTAAAGCAGAGCAACTAAATCGTGTGGAACCCTTTTATCCATTGCATGTTTATGTTTGCGAGGAATGTTTATTGGTGCAGCTGGAGCAGTTTTCAACTCCGCATGACATTTTTTCGGATTATGCCTACTTTTCCTCATTTTCGGATTCGTGGTTAGCCCATGCCCGAGCCTATGTCGACATGATCGTCGATCGATTCAGATTGGACCATAGCTCTCGAGTAGTGGAGATCGCCAGTAACGACGGGTACCTTCTGCAAAACTTCATAGCACGAGGTATTCCTGTGCTTGGAATCGAGCCCGCGAAGAATGTGGCCGAAGCGGCTACGAAAAAGGGAGTGAATACCAAAGTTGCATTCTTCGGGGAAAAGACTGCGCTGGAATTGACCGCGCAAGGATGGGATGCTGACCTAATTATTGGGAACAATGTGCTGGCACATGTACCTGATTTGAACGATTTCGTGAAGGGACTTAAAGTGCTTTTGAAGCCCACGGGTCTTATCACGATGGAATTCCCTCACTTGCTTCAGCTGATGCATCAGAATCAATTTGACACGATCTATCACGAACACTTTTCCTATTTTTCATTCCTGGCGGTTGAGCGAGTGTTCGCGCACCATAAGTTGAGGCTGTTCGATGTGGAAGAACTGCCCACACACGGTGGATCACTCCGAATCTATGCTTGTCACGATGACGACGTCAGCAAGCCCGTTGAAACACGTGCAAAGGAGCTAAGAAAGCACGAAGAAGTCGCCGGATTTGGCGGCCTGAATCATTATCTTTCGTTCGGCCCGCAAGTCGAGTCGACAAAGAGACAACTGCTCTCTTTCCTAATTTCCGCCAAGCAAGAAGGCAAACGTATCGTAGGCTATGGAGCTCCGGCAAAAGGGAATACACTGCTTAACTATTGCGGCGTTCGAACAGACTTTATTGACTACACTGTTGACCGAAGTCCACACAAGCAAGGCCATTTTCTGCCAGGAATCCATATCCCGATTTATGAGCCGGAACGAGTTCGCCAGACACGCCCCGATTATCTATTGATACTTCCCTGGAATATCCGTGAAGAAGTTATGAACCAGATGAGCTATATTCGCGAGTGGGGAGGGAAGTTCGTCGTCCCGATTCCTGAAGTTCGTATATATTCATGA